Proteins encoded by one window of Bacteroidota bacterium:
- the rimM gene encoding ribosome maturation factor RimM (Essential for efficient processing of 16S rRNA), translating into MPAPSAKPDVHIGKVVKPQGIKGELKVLLAHKPVEPYLELKEVFLELDAFTTPHQIEQIRPLDTQAVGLKLRGVDDRNAAERLRNQAVRVHGSQLPRPEPGQLYCHELEGLLAVDDATGTEIGTIIQVLEMPGQDVLEVAAQGAKVLIPLAEPFIVGLDKQAGVLHLRLPEGLLDVYLGGPGA; encoded by the coding sequence ATGCCAGCACCCTCTGCAAAGCCCGATGTGCACATTGGGAAAGTGGTGAAGCCCCAGGGCATAAAAGGCGAACTGAAAGTACTGCTTGCGCACAAGCCTGTAGAACCTTATCTCGAGCTCAAGGAAGTCTTCCTTGAGCTCGATGCTTTTACTACCCCCCATCAGATAGAGCAGATACGCCCCCTGGACACACAGGCCGTGGGCCTTAAGCTGAGGGGCGTGGACGACCGAAACGCCGCCGAGCGCCTTCGTAACCAGGCTGTGCGCGTGCACGGCAGCCAGCTGCCCCGGCCAGAACCCGGGCAGCTCTATTGCCATGAGCTGGAGGGCCTGCTAGCCGTGGATGACGCCACAGGTACCGAGATTGGCACCATCATTCAGGTGCTGGAGATGCCAGGCCAAGATGTGCTGGAGGTGGCGGCACAGGGTGCCAAAGTGCTCATCCCCCTGGCCGAGCCTTTTATTGTAGGCCTTGATAAGCAAGCGGGTGTGCTACACCTGCGCTTACCCGAGGGCCTGCTGGACGTCTATCTGGGCGGGCCAGGCGCATAG
- the rpsP gene encoding 30S ribosomal protein S16, translating into MPVKLRLQRQGRTHRAFFRIVAADARSPRDGRFIEKLGTFDPHKQFDRYELDAAAALKWLQQGAQPTDTVKNILSEEGVLLRHHLHKQGKTAEEIEKAYQDWKTTRDKKQETAQFAIQKSKTELASAAHAQEQAKRKERAAAISARLEEAAKEAAAAAKAAEAEATGEAPADEAEAASAPTAEVAENAAE; encoded by the coding sequence ATGCCTGTTAAACTAAGACTTCAACGTCAAGGACGCACGCACCGTGCCTTCTTCAGGATCGTAGCTGCCGATGCCCGCTCACCTCGGGATGGTCGTTTCATTGAGAAACTGGGCACCTTCGATCCACACAAGCAATTTGACCGCTACGAGCTGGACGCTGCAGCAGCCCTAAAGTGGCTACAGCAGGGTGCCCAGCCCACCGATACGGTCAAGAACATCCTAAGCGAGGAGGGCGTGCTGCTACGCCACCACCTGCATAAGCAGGGCAAGACGGCTGAAGAGATTGAAAAAGCCTACCAAGACTGGAAAACGACCCGCGACAAGAAGCAGGAAACGGCCCAGTTTGCCATACAAAAATCCAAGACGGAGCTAGCCAGTGCGGCCCATGCCCAAGAGCAGGCCAAACGCAAAGAGCGTGCAGCGGCCATATCGGCCCGCCTGGAGGAGGCTGCCAAGGAAGCTGCCGCTGCTGCCAAGGCCGCCGAGGCCGAAGCAACGGGTGAGGCACCTGCCGATGAGGCAGAGGCCGCCAGCGCACCCACTGCCGAAGTGGCCGAGAATGCTGCTGAGTAG